A genomic stretch from Candidatus Methanoperedens sp. includes:
- a CDS encoding nucleotidyl transferase AbiEii/AbiGii toxin family protein, translating to MLTRKKIEKIALKNRVSLFTQERDYVQAVFLSLLYSKTTGLIFKGGTCLRIAYSSPRYSEDLDFNSNLDEDEAYKTLETAVKELEYFGINAQIRNKRMSRSGFGFVLSYMGPLYEGRDITKGMVRIDVSLRGENVSEERVVVRTEYDDVKTFVISAASLDHIFAEKVRALLVRGMARDLYDLWFLLERGVKPNIKLINSKLALYDKSYSGKEMSERIAQLETGWSKDLMPLLGVVVPYEVAAKKAVDGLMTGGIK from the coding sequence ATGCTGACGAGGAAGAAAATTGAAAAGATCGCCTTGAAGAACAGGGTATCGCTATTTACCCAGGAGAGGGACTACGTACAGGCAGTATTTCTTAGCCTGCTTTATTCGAAGACAACTGGATTAATATTCAAGGGCGGCACCTGCCTTCGAATTGCTTACAGTTCACCGAGGTATTCTGAGGATCTGGATTTTAACTCAAATCTTGACGAAGATGAGGCATATAAAACGCTGGAAACAGCAGTAAAGGAGCTTGAGTATTTCGGCATCAATGCACAGATCAGGAACAAAAGGATGTCAAGGTCAGGATTTGGCTTTGTCCTGAGCTATATGGGGCCGCTATACGAAGGAAGGGATATTACCAAAGGTATGGTAAGAATTGATGTTAGTCTGAGAGGGGAGAACGTATCTGAAGAAAGAGTAGTGGTGCGTACAGAATACGATGATGTGAAGACGTTTGTTATCAGTGCGGCAAGCCTTGACCATATATTTGCTGAAAAGGTGAGGGCGCTGCTGGTGAGAGGCATGGCAAGAGATCTCTATGACCTCTGGTTCCTGCTGGAAAGAGGGGTAAAACCCAATATTAAGTTAATAAACAGCAAGCTTGCTCTTTATGATAAGAGTTATTCCGGCAAGGAAATGAGTGAGCGTATAGCGCAGCTTGAGACGGGCTGGAGTAAAGACCTTATGCCGCTGCTTGGCGTGGTCGTTCCGTATGAGGTTGCCGCGAAAAAGGCGGTTGATGGGTTGATGACAGGGGGTATAAAATAA
- the cas3 gene encoding CRISPR-associated helicase Cas3': MNEIQGYYKYWGKADNSESRSLVSYHLLVYHCLDVAAVGHVLLQKDKHLLKQFSEITGLSDEVAIDLITFYLSIHDIGKFSDSFQKLRHDIFEHLRGHTCDKIYNIRHDTMGYHLWDSIWSLLWDDNLLHLEKGGSISKTDWRFILISWVQAVTGHHGKPPLLDDNGMTIHVKNLFTDENIIMAQSFVKEVAELLIPGKSKQLLINYDEEMEDLFKRSSWLLAGLAIVSDWIGSNSEYCSEPKSLDYYWNKIALPKAEEAINKAGVLPSTISSKTGMRALFPKIESPSPLQAHVSTCGLSDSAQMFILEEVTGSGKTEAALCLAHRLMEKGLAEGIFVALPTMATANAMYDRLVKAYRLMFSAEAAPSLVLAHSARHLSDTFRHSIGLEHSRVEGVYARNEETASAQCTEWLADNRKKALLADVGVGTIDQGLMAVLPSKHQSLRLLGLSRHVLIVDEVHAYDPYMHTLLCTLLRFHAALGGSAILLSATLPIKQRQELVNSFSEGLESKKHKLNDNSYPLITHSTANYLSETPLAIREGTRRNVTVKFIEDISAVQESLVNTLENGGCACWIRNTVDDVVDAYNSLSIKLGSENVLLFHARFAMGDRQKIEKKVLDTFGKESDNATRKGKILVATQVVEQSLDLDFDYMVSDLAPMDLMIQRAGRLHRHSRKERSGTAILRIFAPLLTDDPSGNWYKDMFSKAAYVYPSHGQLWLTAHLLSERGELVMPDDARNFIESVFGSDARNNVPEALRDRDDKVEGEDKAAKSVAKLNALVLNKGYGATVDQWLDDTKTPTRLGELTTNVRLARWDGKKIIPWISDEKYAWEMSQVSISQRNIKDMARYEGALKSALDEAINSMPDKGKWAVILPLSKTEGDRWHGVAINGKGSSVRVIYDPVTGLNTIQED, from the coding sequence ATGAATGAAATACAAGGATATTACAAATATTGGGGCAAAGCGGATAATTCCGAAAGCAGGAGTTTGGTATCTTACCACTTATTGGTGTATCATTGTCTGGATGTTGCAGCAGTTGGGCATGTTTTGCTGCAAAAGGATAAGCATCTTCTAAAGCAGTTTTCTGAAATTACAGGTCTAAGTGATGAGGTTGCTATCGATCTAATTACATTTTATCTTTCAATCCACGATATCGGAAAATTTTCAGATAGTTTTCAGAAACTTAGACATGATATATTCGAGCATCTACGGGGACATACATGCGATAAAATATACAATATACGCCATGACACCATGGGATATCACTTATGGGATAGCATATGGTCTCTATTATGGGATGATAACTTGCTGCATCTGGAAAAAGGTGGAAGTATCAGTAAAACCGATTGGCGGTTTATCTTAATATCGTGGGTTCAGGCAGTAACAGGTCATCATGGCAAACCGCCACTTCTTGATGATAACGGTATGACGATACACGTAAAGAATCTTTTTACTGATGAAAATATTATCATGGCGCAATCTTTCGTAAAAGAGGTTGCTGAATTACTAATTCCAGGTAAATCAAAACAATTGCTGATAAATTATGATGAAGAGATGGAAGATTTATTCAAGCGATCATCCTGGTTGCTTGCTGGTTTGGCGATAGTGAGTGATTGGATCGGATCAAATAGTGAGTATTGTTCTGAACCTAAGTCTCTTGATTATTACTGGAATAAAATTGCATTACCAAAAGCAGAAGAAGCAATCAATAAGGCGGGCGTGCTGCCATCAACCATATCATCGAAAACAGGTATGAGGGCATTGTTCCCGAAAATTGAGAGTCCAAGTCCATTACAGGCTCATGTTTCCACATGTGGACTTTCAGACAGTGCACAAATGTTCATACTGGAAGAAGTCACTGGAAGTGGAAAAACCGAAGCTGCTTTATGTTTAGCTCACCGTCTCATGGAAAAAGGGCTTGCGGAAGGGATATTTGTAGCCCTGCCAACAATGGCTACAGCTAACGCAATGTATGACAGATTGGTAAAAGCATATAGATTGATGTTTTCAGCAGAAGCTGCGCCATCTCTTGTGCTGGCACATAGTGCACGGCATCTTTCTGATACATTCCGCCATTCCATAGGTTTGGAGCATTCCCGTGTTGAAGGGGTTTATGCCAGAAATGAAGAAACGGCTTCAGCGCAATGTACCGAATGGCTTGCTGACAATCGAAAGAAGGCTCTGCTGGCAGATGTGGGAGTCGGAACCATTGATCAGGGATTAATGGCTGTGCTTCCTTCAAAACATCAGTCGCTGCGCTTGTTAGGTTTATCAAGACATGTTTTGATCGTAGATGAGGTGCATGCTTATGATCCGTATATGCACACACTGTTGTGCACACTGCTGCGATTCCATGCTGCATTGGGGGGAAGTGCGATTCTACTTTCTGCAACACTTCCTATAAAGCAACGTCAGGAACTGGTCAATAGTTTTTCTGAAGGGCTGGAAAGTAAAAAACACAAATTAAATGATAATTCATATCCCCTTATCACTCACAGCACTGCGAATTATTTGTCTGAAACACCTCTTGCAATTCGTGAAGGCACTCGACGGAATGTTACTGTGAAGTTTATTGAGGATATTTCTGCTGTGCAAGAATCTCTGGTGAATACTTTAGAAAATGGAGGTTGTGCCTGCTGGATTCGCAATACAGTGGATGATGTTGTGGATGCATACAACAGCTTGTCCATTAAACTGGGTTCAGAAAATGTTCTTCTTTTTCATGCACGATTTGCAATGGGTGACCGGCAAAAAATTGAGAAAAAAGTACTTGACACGTTTGGAAAAGAAAGTGACAATGCTACCCGAAAAGGAAAGATACTTGTAGCTACTCAGGTAGTTGAACAATCTCTTGACCTTGATTTTGATTATATGGTAAGTGACCTGGCACCTATGGATTTGATGATTCAAAGAGCTGGACGCCTTCATAGACATTCACGCAAAGAGCGTTCTGGAACTGCGATATTGAGAATATTTGCGCCTCTATTGACAGATGATCCTTCTGGAAACTGGTACAAAGACATGTTTTCAAAAGCAGCTTATGTTTATCCAAGCCACGGTCAATTATGGCTTACTGCGCATTTGCTTTCAGAGCGTGGGGAACTTGTTATGCCTGATGATGCACGCAATTTTATAGAGAGTGTTTTTGGAAGTGATGCCAGAAATAACGTGCCAGAAGCCCTGAGAGATAGGGATGATAAAGTAGAGGGAGAAGATAAGGCTGCAAAATCAGTAGCCAAACTGAATGCCTTAGTTCTTAACAAAGGATACGGGGCAACTGTTGATCAGTGGTTAGATGATACTAAAACTCCAACACGTCTTGGGGAGCTAACCACAAATGTGCGGCTTGCAAGATGGGATGGTAAAAAAATAATTCCGTGGATATCAGATGAAAAATATGCATGGGAAATGAGTCAGGTGAGTATAAGTCAGAGAAATATTAAGGATATGGCAAGATACGAAGGAGCTTTGAAGAGTGCTCTTGATGAAGCGATAAATTCAATGCCAGATAAGGGAAAATGGGCTGTGATATTACCATTATCAAAGACAGAAGGAGATAGGTGGCACGGAGTTGCGATTAATGGAAAAGGTTCCAGTGTCAGGGTGATTTATGATCCTGTTACTGGACTCAATACAATTCAAGAAGATTAA
- a CDS encoding putative toxin-antitoxin system toxin component, PIN family, which produces MVKVVADTNIYISALFWRRNPYKFIHLCFEGKAKLVISSQIINELERILLTDGKFELPREDVALYSEITLSHAELVSPAFTLNVIVKDPADDRILECAVEGEVDYLVSGNKHLLDVKEFQGIKIVTPKQILEILRG; this is translated from the coding sequence ATGGTAAAGGTAGTTGCTGATACCAATATTTACATTTCAGCTTTGTTCTGGCGCAGGAATCCATACAAGTTCATCCATCTATGCTTTGAGGGAAAAGCCAAATTAGTGATATCAAGTCAAATTATCAATGAACTTGAAAGGATACTTTTAACTGATGGGAAATTTGAACTGCCGCGAGAAGATGTGGCTTTATACTCAGAAATAACCTTAAGCCATGCTGAACTTGTCTCTCCTGCATTCACTTTGAACGTCATTGTTAAGGATCCTGCAGATGACAGGATATTAGAGTGCGCTGTTGAAGGTGAGGTAGATTATCTGGTTTCAGGCAACAAACATCTTCTTGATGTTAAGGAATTCCAGGGGATAAAAATCGTGACTCCAAAGCAGATACTTGAGATCCTTAGAGGATGA
- a CDS encoding CRISPR locus-related DNA-binding protein: MTNLTLISTIYSLEPVIVCVTRLSPVKLILLTEEGTDEKKLRSEKTLEDTFGKVIEIVKRNTSLYDPVKVAQDVAALIEEEHTRGNHIMINVSGGRKPQAFGALFGAYTRSDMVKRIVYVTEEDNFIIDFPILSFNISDTKKTILEQIKSGVSSIQDIAIKVGISKGMAYNHLRELKAMGYIKGEDGYTITDAGKIAVI, from the coding sequence ATGACAAATCTTACACTCATCTCTACAATATATTCACTCGAACCAGTCATTGTATGTGTCACCCGACTATCCCCAGTAAAACTCATACTTCTCACAGAAGAAGGGACAGATGAAAAAAAACTTCGCTCTGAAAAAACCCTAGAAGACACGTTTGGTAAGGTGATCGAGATTGTGAAAAGGAACACATCCCTTTACGACCCGGTCAAGGTTGCTCAGGATGTGGCAGCCCTCATAGAAGAAGAGCACACCCGTGGCAACCACATTATGATAAATGTTTCAGGCGGAAGAAAACCCCAGGCTTTCGGGGCGCTCTTTGGCGCATACACACGAAGCGACATGGTAAAGCGTATAGTCTATGTTACCGAAGAAGACAATTTTATCATCGACTTCCCAATACTTAGCTTCAATATATCTGACACAAAAAAGACAATACTGGAACAAATCAAATCAGGAGTGAGTTCCATTCAGGATATAGCTATAAAAGTGGGCATTTCCAAAGGCATGGCATACAACCACCTGCGAGAACTCAAGGCAATGGGATATATAAAAGGTGAGGACGGATATACAATTACAGACGCGGGTAAGATTGCAGTCATATGA